One genomic region from Cardiocondyla obscurior isolate alpha-2009 linkage group LG01, Cobs3.1, whole genome shotgun sequence encodes:
- the LOC139101409 gene encoding very long chain fatty acid elongase AAEL008004-like produces the protein MGIIELYNYLFDELSVPQTREWFFVSSVFPLMLITLGYLYFVLYAGPRYMKNRPPYNLRNFVLIYDIIQILVNAWFVKEHFTAGWSAVLAKYQFICGKRTILDLNAIRLIDIVWWLIFLKLFDYVETCIFVLRKKQNQVSTLHVYHHVSNVVFLWYYLKYVLDERATFISMFNCAVHVIMYIYYFIAAWKPNLQPMLSPFKRFLTKLQMGQFVLMIIFLLQTANPKCETPRGTSVLPFFIGNLFVFLYLFYDFYKKNYTPTQKKTN, from the exons ATGGGGATAATAGAactgtataattatttgttcgATGAATTGTCGG tTCCACAAACTCGTGAGTGGTTTTTCGTATCCTCGGTGTTTCCACTAATGTTAATAACTCTcggatatttatattttgttcttTACGCTGGTCCTCGTTACATGAAAAATCGACCGCCATATAACTTGAGAAACttcgtattaatttatgaCATAATTCAAATTCTGGTAAACGCATGGTTTGTGAAAGAACATTTTACCGCTGGTTGGAGTGCAGTACTTGcgaaatatcaatttatatgTGGGAAACGTACAATACTGGATCTGAATGCGATAAGA ctAATAGATATAGTATGGTGGTTGATTTTTCTGAAACTTTTTGATTACGTCGAAACCTGCATATTCGTGttgagaaagaaacaaaatcagGTTTCCACTTTGCACGTGTATCATCATGTATCTAATGTGGTATTTTTATGGTATTACTTAAAGTACGTTTTGGATGAAAGGGCAACGTTTATCTCGATGTTTAATTGCGCCGTGCATGtaattatgtacatatactATTTCATCGCTGCATGGAAGCCGAATCTTCAACCAATGTTGTCTCCGTTTAAAcgatttttaactaaattacaGATG GGTCAATTTGTCTTGATGATAATATTTCTGTTGCAAACCGCAAATCCTAAGTGTGAAACACCACGGGGGACATCTGTACTACCTTTCTTTattggaaatttatttgtatttctatacttattttatgatttttataagaaaaattatacacCTACGCAAAAAAAGacgaattaa